Proteins from one Hoplias malabaricus isolate fHopMal1 chromosome 2, fHopMal1.hap1, whole genome shotgun sequence genomic window:
- the LOC136687029 gene encoding lutropin-choriogonadotropic hormone receptor-like isoform X1, protein MAVHVSRRMLMLMLLAGNLTFCWTYSCPPVCRCTMDRVSCTRHTQTQTTSLSGSVKLAHLPFKEVESRTFKGLVNVSRIEISQSDTIRRIRREAFLSIHSLIEISIQNMNQLQMIENGAFTDLPKLRYLSICNTGMTYFPDLSTISSMELYFFLEIGDNMQINSIPANAFQGISKELIYMNLVRNGFTEIKDHAFNGTKLDKLILKDNRYLTRIQNDAFEGASGPNLLDVSSTPLHSLPTRGLREVKVLIARSAPALKTLPPLENFVDLQEADLTYPSHCCAFHTWRRNNRENAVFGRFRNLSRLCNMETNIMDPLADAPDFYDINFHYPDLDLCVTSSPLKCTPEPDAFNPCEDLLGYGFLRSITWIITTFALLGNLAVLIVLISTHQKMTVTRFLMCNLAFADLCMGLYLLSIALVDYRSRQEYYNHATDWQTGAGCGIAGFLTVFASELSVYTLTMITLERWHTITYAMQKNRRLRLRHMVSMMAFGWVFSLAVALLPLLGVSSYTKVSICLPMDIETPASQGYIVAVLVLNVAAFLMVCSCYVGIYLSVRNPNVATRHGDTRIAKRMAVLIFTDFLCMAPISFFAISAALRLPLITVSQSKILLILFYPINSLCNPFLYTIFTRAFRRDMYLLLNRCGCCQTQAEFYRVQGLSGATLAPKKKSSRKPHSNQFHAYHIKLQGCFFNKDAT, encoded by the exons AAAACTTGCACACCTGCCTTTCAAAGAAGTAGAGAGCAGAACCTTCAAAGGCCTCGTCAATGTGTCCAGAAT tgaaaTTTCCCAAAGTGATACAATCAGGAGAATACGAAGAGAGGCTTTTCTGTCCATCCACAGCCTGATAGAAAT CTCCATCCAGAATATGAACCAACTGCAGATGATAGAAAATGGTGCCTTTACAGACTTACCCAAATTAAGATACCT GAGCATCTGTAACACAGGAATGACGTATTTCCCAGATCTTTCTACCATTTCCTCAATGGAGTTGTATTTCTTCCT GGAGATTGGGGacaacatgcaaataaacagcATACCAGCAAATGCATTTCAAGGCATTTCCAAGGAATTAATCTACAT GAATCTTGTAAGGAATGGATTTACCGAGATTAAAGACCATGCGTTCAACGGGACcaaactggataagct AATTCTGAAGGACAACAGGTACCTTACTAGAATCCAAAATGATGCTTTTGAAGGGGCTTCAGGACCTAATTTACT AGATGTGTCATCCACCCCTCTTCATTCGCTTCCTACTCGAGGACTGAGAGAGGTGAAAGTCCTGATAGCTCGATCTGCACCTGCTCTGAAGACTCTACCTCCACTTGAGAATTTTGTCGACCTACAGGAAGCTGACCTCACCTATCCCAGCCACTGCTGCGCCTTCCACACCTGGAGACGCAACAATAG GGAGAATGCAGTATTCGGTCGCTTTAGGAACCTAAGTAGACTGTGTAATATGGAGACCAATATCAT GGACCCATTAGCAGATGCGCCTGACTTCTACGACATCAATTTTCACTACCCCGATTTGGACCTATGCGTCACCAGCAGCCCACTCAAGTGCACCCCAGAACCTGATGCCTTTAACCCCTGCGAGGACTTGCTGGGTTATGGCTTTCTGCGCTCCATCACTTGGATCATTACCACCTTCGCTCTCTTGGGAAATCTGGCTGTGCTCATTGTCCTGATCTCAACTCATCAGAAGATGACCGTCACCAGGTTCCTCATGTGCAACTTGGCTTTTGCTGACCTGTGCATGGGTCTCTACTTACTGTCGATTGCCTTGGTGGACTATCGCTCTCGTCAAGAGTATTATAACCACGCCACGGACTGGCAGACAGGGGCCGGGTGTGGAATAGCTGGGTTTTTAACTGTCTTTGCAAGCGAGCTGTCAGTATATACTCTGACCATGATTACCCTTGAGCGCTGGCACACAATAACTTATGCCATGCAGAAGAACCGGAGACTGAGACTGCGCCATATGGTGTCCATGATGGCGTTTGGATGGGTCTTTTCTCTTGCAGTAGCGCTGCTTCCTTTGCTTGGTGTTAGCAGCTACACTAAGGTGAGCATTTGCCTGCCAATGGACATTGAAACCCCAGCCTCACAGGGTTACATAGTAGCTGTGCTCGTCTTAAACGTTGCAGCTTTTTtaatggtgtgttcctgctacGTGGGCATTTATTTGAGCGTGCGCAACCCAAACGTGGCAACGCGGCACGGAGACACCAGGATAGCCAAGAGAATGGCAGTGCTCATCTTCACAGACTTTTTGTGCATGGCACCCATCTCGTTCTTTGCCATTTCTGCCGCCTTGCGCCTGCCTTTAATCACCGTCTCTCAATCCAAAATCCTCCTGATCCTTTTTTATCCAATCAACTCACTGTGCAACCCATTCCTTTACACCATATTCACAAGGGCTTTCCGCAGGGACATGTATCTTCTGTTAAATCGCTGCGGCTGCTGCCAGACGCAAGCAGAGTTCTACAGAGTACAAGGTCTCTCAGGAGCTACCCTGGCTCCCAAAAAGAAGAGCTCTAGGAAGCCTCATTCAAACCAGTTTCACGCATACCACATCAAGCTGCAGGGCTGCTTTTTTAACAAAGATGCAACATAA
- the LOC136687029 gene encoding lutropin-choriogonadotropic hormone receptor-like isoform X2: MNQLQMIENGAFTDLPKLRYLSICNTGMTYFPDLSTISSMELYFFLEIGDNMQINSIPANAFQGISKELIYMNLVRNGFTEIKDHAFNGTKLDKLILKDNRYLTRIQNDAFEGASGPNLLDVSSTPLHSLPTRGLREVKVLIARSAPALKTLPPLENFVDLQEADLTYPSHCCAFHTWRRNNRENAVFGRFRNLSRLCNMETNIMDPLADAPDFYDINFHYPDLDLCVTSSPLKCTPEPDAFNPCEDLLGYGFLRSITWIITTFALLGNLAVLIVLISTHQKMTVTRFLMCNLAFADLCMGLYLLSIALVDYRSRQEYYNHATDWQTGAGCGIAGFLTVFASELSVYTLTMITLERWHTITYAMQKNRRLRLRHMVSMMAFGWVFSLAVALLPLLGVSSYTKVSICLPMDIETPASQGYIVAVLVLNVAAFLMVCSCYVGIYLSVRNPNVATRHGDTRIAKRMAVLIFTDFLCMAPISFFAISAALRLPLITVSQSKILLILFYPINSLCNPFLYTIFTRAFRRDMYLLLNRCGCCQTQAEFYRVQGLSGATLAPKKKSSRKPHSNQFHAYHIKLQGCFFNKDAT; this comes from the exons ATGAACCAACTGCAGATGATAGAAAATGGTGCCTTTACAGACTTACCCAAATTAAGATACCT GAGCATCTGTAACACAGGAATGACGTATTTCCCAGATCTTTCTACCATTTCCTCAATGGAGTTGTATTTCTTCCT GGAGATTGGGGacaacatgcaaataaacagcATACCAGCAAATGCATTTCAAGGCATTTCCAAGGAATTAATCTACAT GAATCTTGTAAGGAATGGATTTACCGAGATTAAAGACCATGCGTTCAACGGGACcaaactggataagct AATTCTGAAGGACAACAGGTACCTTACTAGAATCCAAAATGATGCTTTTGAAGGGGCTTCAGGACCTAATTTACT AGATGTGTCATCCACCCCTCTTCATTCGCTTCCTACTCGAGGACTGAGAGAGGTGAAAGTCCTGATAGCTCGATCTGCACCTGCTCTGAAGACTCTACCTCCACTTGAGAATTTTGTCGACCTACAGGAAGCTGACCTCACCTATCCCAGCCACTGCTGCGCCTTCCACACCTGGAGACGCAACAATAG GGAGAATGCAGTATTCGGTCGCTTTAGGAACCTAAGTAGACTGTGTAATATGGAGACCAATATCAT GGACCCATTAGCAGATGCGCCTGACTTCTACGACATCAATTTTCACTACCCCGATTTGGACCTATGCGTCACCAGCAGCCCACTCAAGTGCACCCCAGAACCTGATGCCTTTAACCCCTGCGAGGACTTGCTGGGTTATGGCTTTCTGCGCTCCATCACTTGGATCATTACCACCTTCGCTCTCTTGGGAAATCTGGCTGTGCTCATTGTCCTGATCTCAACTCATCAGAAGATGACCGTCACCAGGTTCCTCATGTGCAACTTGGCTTTTGCTGACCTGTGCATGGGTCTCTACTTACTGTCGATTGCCTTGGTGGACTATCGCTCTCGTCAAGAGTATTATAACCACGCCACGGACTGGCAGACAGGGGCCGGGTGTGGAATAGCTGGGTTTTTAACTGTCTTTGCAAGCGAGCTGTCAGTATATACTCTGACCATGATTACCCTTGAGCGCTGGCACACAATAACTTATGCCATGCAGAAGAACCGGAGACTGAGACTGCGCCATATGGTGTCCATGATGGCGTTTGGATGGGTCTTTTCTCTTGCAGTAGCGCTGCTTCCTTTGCTTGGTGTTAGCAGCTACACTAAGGTGAGCATTTGCCTGCCAATGGACATTGAAACCCCAGCCTCACAGGGTTACATAGTAGCTGTGCTCGTCTTAAACGTTGCAGCTTTTTtaatggtgtgttcctgctacGTGGGCATTTATTTGAGCGTGCGCAACCCAAACGTGGCAACGCGGCACGGAGACACCAGGATAGCCAAGAGAATGGCAGTGCTCATCTTCACAGACTTTTTGTGCATGGCACCCATCTCGTTCTTTGCCATTTCTGCCGCCTTGCGCCTGCCTTTAATCACCGTCTCTCAATCCAAAATCCTCCTGATCCTTTTTTATCCAATCAACTCACTGTGCAACCCATTCCTTTACACCATATTCACAAGGGCTTTCCGCAGGGACATGTATCTTCTGTTAAATCGCTGCGGCTGCTGCCAGACGCAAGCAGAGTTCTACAGAGTACAAGGTCTCTCAGGAGCTACCCTGGCTCCCAAAAAGAAGAGCTCTAGGAAGCCTCATTCAAACCAGTTTCACGCATACCACATCAAGCTGCAGGGCTGCTTTTTTAACAAAGATGCAACATAA